From the genome of Perca flavescens isolate YP-PL-M2 chromosome 12, PFLA_1.0, whole genome shotgun sequence, one region includes:
- the inhbab gene encoding inhibin subunit beta Ab, with protein MSSLFSAFFFLAIGLLVDASPTVSLPPEISLVSPPSPPSPASLGSPPSPPSPACPSCSLPQTRRNSSSPDGQSDMVEAVKRHILNMLHLSSRPNLTQLVPRAAMLNAIQKLHVGRVAKDGSVEIQEDSWGPGASTPPEPTSEIIIFAEPGASPDTVTFDLSQDGSGSALVEQANVWIFLKISKGKRASVKVLLRLLQRHRDNGGDENEECVSEKMVDARRSGWHTLAVSRSVQTLLDAGGGSLSLRVSCPLCADAVPVLALGGGEHSGARDQSHRDQSHRDQSHRPFLMAVLQAPEEGTQRRVKRGLECDGKIRVCCKRQFYVNFKDIGWNDWIIAPSGYHANYCEGECPSHMAGFSGSALSFHSTVINHYRMRGYSPFQNMRSCCVPTRLRAMSMLYYNEDQKIIKKDIQNMIVEECGCS; from the exons ATGTCTTCTCTGTTTTCTGCCTTCTTCTTCCTGGCCATCGGTCTTCTCGTGGACGCCTCTCCgactgtctctctgcctccGGAGATCTCCTTGGTGTCTCCACCTTCTCCACCTTCTCCAGCGTCTCTAGGGTCTCCACCGTCTCCACCGTCTCCGGCCTGTCCGTCCTGCTCCCTGCCTCAGACCAGGAGGAACTCGTCGTCTCCCGACGGACAGAGCGACATGGTGGAGGCAGTGAAACGTCACATTCTCAACATGCTGCACCTGAGCAGCCGGCCCAACCTGACGCAGCTCGTCCCGCGCGCCGCGATGCTCAACGCCATCCAGAAGCTGCACGTGGGCCGCGTGGCCAAGGACGGCAGCGTGGAGATCCAGGAGGACAGCTGGGGCCCCGGGGCCTCAACGCCACCCGAACCCACCTCTGAAATCATCATCTTCGCTGAGCCAG gagcCTCCCCGGACacggtgacctttgacctttctCAGGACGGCAGTGGCTCGGCGCTGGTGGAGCAGGCCAACGTCTGGATCTTCCTCAAGATTTCGAAGGGAAAGCGAGCGAGTGTCAAAGTGTTGCTGCGGCTGCTGCAGCGTCACCGCGACAACGGCGGCGATGAGAATGAGGAATGTGTTTCGGAGAAGATGGTGGACGCTCGCCGCAGCGGCTGGCACACGCTCGCCGTCTCCCGCAGCGTCCAAACGCTGCTGGATGCCGGCGGGGGCTCGCTCAGCCTGCGGGTCTCCTGCCCGCTGTGCGCGGATGCCGTGCCCGTCCTGGCGCTGGGGGGGGGCGAGCACAGCGGTGCCCGGGACCAGTCCCACCGGGACCAGTCCCACCGGGACCAGTCCCACCGACCGTTCCTCATGGCGGTGCTGCAAGCCCCGGAGGAGGGGACGCAGCGGCGAGTCAAGCGAGGCCTGGAGTGCGACGGGAAAATACGCGTCTgctgcaaacggcagttttacGTGAACTTCAAAGACATCGGCTGGAACGACTGGATTATCGCTCCGTCCGGTTACCATGCCAACTACTGCGAGGGAGAGTGCCCCAGCCACATGGCGGGCTTCAGCGGCTCGGCGCTGTCCTTCCACTCCACCGTCATCAACCATTACCGCATGCGCGGCTACAGCCCGTTTCAGAACATGAGGTCGTGCTGCGTTCCCACGCGGCTGCGAGCCATGTCCATGCTCTACTACAACGAGGACCAGAAGATCATCAAGAAAGACATCCAGAACATGATCGTAGAGGAGTGCGGCTGctcgtaa